One part of the Truepera radiovictrix DSM 17093 genome encodes these proteins:
- the hydA gene encoding dihydropyrimidinase: MGLLIRQGEIITADTRLRADIYAEGETITEIGENLRAPAGTEVIDAAGKLVFPGFIDPHVHIYLPFMGTYAKDTHETGSKAALMGGTTTFIEMCCPAGSEDALEGYRLWKRKAEGSAACDYAFHMGVTRFGEETEGQLREIVADGTSSFKVFLAYKGAFGIDDEALFKTLQLAKELGVIVTAHTENAELVAQLQRKLLSEGKTGPEWHEPSRPEYVEADGVHHFATFLEATGARGYVVHLSCELALQAALAARARGVDLAVESVIPHLLLDKSYAERPEVEGAKYVMSPPLRDKRNQRVLWEALKRGDIQTIGTDHAPFDTAQKAMGSGDFTKIPNGIPAIEDRVKLLYTYGVSRGELDVHRFVDAASTQAAKLFGLFPRKGTIEVGSDADLVVYDPDYRGTLSAKTQHMNVDYSGFEGFEIDGRPEVVTLRGEVMVREGRFVGTPGRGVFLRREGAV, from the coding sequence ATGGGCTTACTGATCCGACAGGGCGAGATCATCACCGCCGACACCCGACTAAGAGCCGACATCTACGCCGAGGGCGAGACTATTACCGAGATCGGCGAGAACCTGCGGGCGCCCGCGGGCACCGAGGTCATCGACGCCGCGGGCAAGCTCGTCTTCCCCGGGTTTATCGACCCGCACGTGCACATCTATCTGCCCTTTATGGGCACCTACGCCAAGGACACCCACGAGACGGGCTCCAAGGCGGCGCTCATGGGCGGGACGACGACCTTTATCGAGATGTGCTGCCCGGCAGGCAGCGAGGACGCGCTCGAGGGGTATAGGCTCTGGAAGCGCAAAGCCGAGGGCAGCGCCGCGTGCGACTACGCCTTTCACATGGGCGTGACCCGCTTTGGCGAGGAGACCGAAGGGCAGCTCCGGGAGATCGTCGCGGACGGCACAAGCTCGTTCAAGGTTTTCTTGGCCTACAAGGGCGCTTTCGGTATCGACGACGAGGCGCTCTTTAAAACGCTCCAGCTCGCTAAAGAGCTCGGGGTCATCGTCACGGCGCACACCGAAAACGCCGAGCTGGTCGCGCAGCTCCAGCGCAAGCTGCTTTCCGAAGGCAAGACCGGCCCCGAGTGGCACGAACCGAGCCGCCCCGAGTACGTCGAGGCGGACGGGGTGCACCACTTCGCCACCTTTTTGGAGGCCACCGGGGCAAGGGGGTACGTCGTGCACCTCTCGTGTGAGCTGGCGCTGCAAGCGGCCCTGGCGGCGCGGGCGCGGGGCGTCGACCTCGCCGTCGAGTCGGTGATCCCGCACCTGCTGCTCGACAAGTCCTACGCCGAGCGCCCCGAGGTCGAGGGGGCCAAGTACGTCATGAGCCCGCCGTTGCGCGACAAGCGCAACCAACGGGTGCTCTGGGAGGCGCTTAAGCGCGGCGACATCCAGACCATCGGCACCGACCACGCGCCCTTCGACACCGCGCAGAAGGCGATGGGATCGGGTGACTTTACAAAGATCCCCAACGGCATCCCCGCCATCGAGGACCGCGTGAAGCTGCTCTACACCTACGGGGTGTCGCGCGGCGAGCTGGACGTGCACCGCTTCGTGGACGCGGCTTCGACCCAAGCGGCGAAGCTCTTCGGCCTCTTCCCGCGCAAGGGGACCATCGAGGTGGGCAGCGACGCCGACCTGGTGGTCTACGACCCCGACTACCGCGGCACGCTCTCCGCCAAAACCCAGCACATGAACGTCGACTACAGCGGCTTCGAGGGCTTCGAGATCGATGGGCGCCCGGAGGTCGTCACGCTGCGCGGCGAGGTGATGGTGCGAGAGGGCCGTTTCGTCGGCACCCCGGGGCGCGGCGTCTTTTTGCGGCGCGAGGGGGCGGTTTGA
- a CDS encoding ABC transporter ATP-binding protein, protein MSVSVRPTARGASSPALGGEPVIALEGLSMVYRSRAGETVALQNATLSVQAGEFVSLIGPSGCGKTTLLRLIADLVQPTSGELRVAGKTPRAAREAREYGYVFQAPVLYDWRTVLQNVMLPLEIMGFPRAERQERAARLLKLVGLEDFHHRYPYQLSGGMQQRVSIARALAFDPKLLLMDEPFGALDEITREALNNELLRIWEETHKTIVFVTHSIPEAVFLSSRIVVMTPRPGKIERVIEVDLSYPRTDAVRESRRFFELTTQVREALKGAH, encoded by the coding sequence TTGAGCGTTTCGGTCCGCCCTACCGCCCGTGGAGCCTCGAGCCCCGCCCTCGGGGGCGAGCCCGTCATCGCCCTGGAGGGCCTCTCGATGGTCTACCGTTCGCGCGCGGGCGAGACGGTCGCGCTGCAAAACGCCACCTTGAGCGTCCAAGCGGGCGAGTTCGTCTCGCTCATCGGCCCCTCGGGCTGCGGCAAGACCACCCTGCTGCGGCTTATCGCCGACCTCGTGCAACCGACCTCCGGCGAGCTGCGGGTCGCGGGCAAAACGCCCAGGGCGGCGCGCGAGGCGCGCGAGTACGGCTACGTCTTTCAGGCGCCGGTGCTCTACGACTGGCGGACGGTCCTCCAAAACGTGATGCTGCCCCTTGAGATCATGGGGTTTCCCAGAGCCGAGCGGCAGGAGCGCGCGGCGCGCCTTCTTAAACTCGTCGGCCTGGAGGACTTTCACCACCGCTACCCCTACCAGCTCTCCGGCGGGATGCAGCAGCGCGTCTCCATCGCCCGCGCGCTCGCTTTCGACCCCAAGCTGCTACTCATGGACGAACCCTTCGGCGCCTTGGACGAGATCACCCGCGAAGCGCTCAACAACGAGCTCTTGCGCATCTGGGAGGAGACGCACAAGACGATCGTGTTCGTGACCCACTCGATCCCCGAGGCGGTCTTTTTGTCGTCGCGCATCGTGGTGATGACGCCGCGCCCCGGCAAGATCGAGCGGGTGATCGAAGTCGACCTGTCCTACCCCCGCACCGACGCGGTGCGCGAGTCGCGGCGCTTTTTCGAGCTCACCACGCAGGTGCGCGAGGCGCTTAAAGGGGCGCACTGA
- a CDS encoding ABC transporter permease subunit has product MAGPVRALRARLPLLVVLGALTLLGYPLALAFGLPLALRDLRDLRKWQRETVTASAPQRLGDGPTLTFADAPERGVLVLAGAPLAAAHTQTGETVTLAAGVRAPLVTWGAPPTRLSETVYRLAELPDPLTLYVGDTLAVGGAVSAAAPPDGVRQDFSFGGAEGPVLLGAEVLAEGADYAVNGERVTFTEPPPFGSDLRRVSGDYAVLDASKGTVVFAAPPAGEVRVALSVVRLAEVLAGETDGENRRFSLARPRVVETDTYAIYVGGTRLPSDAERPEERVDGVRETFTFASSAGVVTVDGVPQPEDAYTRDGNRVTFARPPPRNAQLRQYGGAFLADAAAGEILLAQAPPAGSVVWTDRYTVYARPACGEGLWACFLALPQHPVPFPHWIAARAVPFFEKFPLSDERNVVRATLYTASGTLAALALGAALGTLLAVVFVLVRPLERALMPWAVASQTVPIIALVPVLLLVLGNAGITIQTSLLPTALIGAYIAFFPVVVGTVQGLRSVDPLALDLMRSYAASPWQVFTKVRFPAAVPSLFVSLKLATAAALVGALVAETESNNRRGLGFQILGQVQSGNVADVWILLLISALLGITLVAFVGLVQRLVAPWERR; this is encoded by the coding sequence ATGGCGGGGCCGGTGCGGGCGCTTAGGGCGCGGCTGCCGCTGTTGGTGGTGCTCGGCGCGCTCACCCTGCTCGGCTACCCTTTGGCGCTCGCCTTCGGGTTGCCGCTGGCGCTGCGCGACCTGCGCGACCTGCGCAAGTGGCAGCGGGAGACCGTCACGGCGAGCGCGCCGCAGCGCCTAGGGGACGGCCCGACGCTGACCTTTGCGGACGCCCCCGAGAGGGGGGTGCTCGTCCTGGCGGGGGCGCCGCTGGCGGCGGCGCACACCCAAACGGGGGAGACGGTGACGCTGGCGGCTGGCGTAAGGGCGCCGCTCGTCACCTGGGGGGCGCCTCCGACGCGGCTCTCGGAGACGGTCTACCGCTTGGCGGAGCTCCCCGACCCCTTGACCCTCTACGTCGGCGACACGCTCGCCGTGGGGGGCGCGGTCAGCGCCGCGGCGCCCCCCGACGGCGTGCGCCAGGACTTCTCCTTCGGGGGCGCCGAGGGGCCGGTGCTGCTGGGCGCCGAGGTCTTGGCGGAGGGCGCCGACTACGCCGTGAACGGCGAACGGGTGACCTTTACCGAGCCGCCCCCCTTCGGCAGCGACCTGCGCCGCGTGTCGGGCGACTACGCCGTGCTGGACGCCAGCAAGGGCACGGTCGTGTTCGCCGCGCCGCCCGCCGGCGAGGTGCGCGTCGCATTGAGCGTGGTGCGGCTCGCCGAGGTCTTGGCGGGGGAGACCGACGGGGAGAACCGCCGCTTCTCGCTCGCTCGCCCCCGCGTCGTCGAGACCGACACCTACGCCATCTACGTGGGCGGCACGCGCCTCCCCAGCGATGCCGAGCGCCCCGAGGAGCGCGTGGACGGGGTGCGGGAGACCTTTACCTTCGCGAGCAGTGCGGGCGTCGTCACGGTCGACGGCGTGCCGCAGCCCGAGGACGCCTACACCCGCGACGGCAACCGCGTCACCTTCGCGCGCCCGCCCCCGCGCAACGCCCAGCTGCGGCAGTATGGCGGCGCGTTTTTGGCGGACGCCGCAGCGGGCGAGATCCTCCTGGCACAGGCGCCCCCGGCGGGCTCGGTCGTCTGGACGGACCGCTACACGGTCTACGCGCGGCCCGCGTGCGGCGAGGGGCTCTGGGCGTGTTTTCTCGCGCTGCCGCAGCACCCCGTGCCCTTCCCGCACTGGATCGCCGCCCGCGCGGTGCCCTTTTTCGAGAAGTTCCCCCTAAGCGACGAACGCAACGTCGTCCGCGCCACGCTCTACACCGCCTCGGGGACGCTCGCGGCGCTCGCCTTGGGTGCGGCGCTCGGCACGCTCCTGGCGGTGGTGTTCGTGCTCGTGCGGCCCCTTGAACGCGCCCTGATGCCCTGGGCGGTCGCCTCGCAGACGGTGCCGATCATCGCGCTCGTACCGGTGCTGCTCTTGGTGCTCGGCAACGCCGGCATCACCATCCAGACCTCGCTCCTGCCGACTGCCCTGATCGGCGCCTACATCGCCTTTTTTCCGGTCGTCGTCGGGACGGTGCAGGGCTTGCGCTCGGTGGACCCGCTGGCGCTCGACCTGATGCGCTCGTACGCCGCCTCCCCCTGGCAGGTCTTCACCAAGGTGCGTTTTCCGGCAGCGGTGCCCTCTTTGTTCGTCTCGCTCAAGCTGGCGACCGCCGCGGCGCTCGTGGGGGCGCTCGTGGCGGAGACCGAGTCGAACAACCGGCGCGGGCTCGGTTTTCAGATCCTGGGCCAGGTGCAGTCGGGCAACGTCGCGGACGTCTGGATCCTGCTGCTCATCTCGGCGCTTTTGGGCATCACGCTGGTAGCGTTCGTCGGGCTCGTGCAGCGCCTCGTCGCCCCCTGGGAGCGCCGGTGA
- a CDS encoding ABC transporter permease, producing MSALASLVVLLGLGASLWALLPGTVPVGAGVYWALLWGGLGLACVGAWLGERWGGRFGRLLLPGVVPFVLLLLWQGLVVGHGVPKGIFPSVTDVCAALLATFPVLLRDAYVTFVKEVALGFALGLTAGFAAGVGVAGSRFLQRGFLPLAAAFGAVPIVGLAPVLGRAFGVDWQSKAAVVVIVTFFPVLLNTVQGLTAVDPLQLELLRAYAARPREVFFKLRLPNALPYLFNALKLAAVVSVISVIVAEFLIPGPPEGLGQRISLSARRGAYDVVFAAIVVSSLVSLALYGALSWLARRVTGWHPAFREGA from the coding sequence GTGAGCGCGCTCGCCTCCCTTGTGGTGCTGCTCGGTCTGGGAGCGTCGCTCTGGGCGCTCCTGCCCGGCACCGTGCCGGTCGGCGCGGGCGTCTACTGGGCGCTCCTCTGGGGGGGGCTGGGGTTGGCGTGCGTCGGGGCCTGGTTGGGCGAGCGCTGGGGGGGGCGCTTCGGCCGCCTCTTGCTGCCCGGGGTGGTGCCCTTCGTGCTGCTGCTCCTCTGGCAGGGGTTGGTGGTCGGTCACGGGGTGCCCAAGGGGATCTTCCCGAGCGTCACGGACGTGTGCGCCGCCCTTTTGGCCACCTTCCCCGTCCTCTTGCGCGACGCCTACGTGACCTTTGTCAAGGAGGTCGCGCTGGGCTTCGCCCTGGGCCTGACGGCGGGCTTCGCCGCGGGGGTCGGGGTGGCCGGGAGCCGCTTTTTGCAGCGGGGCTTTCTCCCCTTAGCGGCGGCTTTCGGCGCGGTGCCCATCGTCGGTCTGGCGCCGGTGCTAGGCCGCGCGTTCGGGGTCGACTGGCAGTCGAAAGCGGCGGTGGTCGTCATCGTGACCTTTTTCCCGGTGCTCTTAAACACCGTGCAGGGGCTTACGGCGGTCGACCCCCTACAGCTCGAGCTCCTGCGCGCCTACGCCGCCCGCCCCCGCGAGGTCTTTTTCAAGCTGCGGCTGCCGAACGCCCTGCCCTACCTCTTTAACGCGCTCAAGCTCGCCGCCGTGGTGTCGGTCATCAGCGTGATCGTCGCGGAGTTTCTGATCCCGGGGCCGCCCGAAGGGTTGGGGCAGCGCATCTCCCTCTCCGCGCGGCGCGGCGCGTATGACGTGGTGTTCGCGGCGATCGTCGTCTCGAGCCTCGTCTCGCTCGCCCTCTACGGGGCGCTGTCGTGGCTCGCGCGCCGCGTGACGGGTTGGCACCCCGCCTTTCGTGAGGGCGCGTGA
- a CDS encoding ABC transporter substrate-binding protein has translation MNRPLAKALCLTLLAASPAAFAQDLIPVTFQSKWFPQAQFAGYFVAQEKGFYAEEGLSVTVLDGGNVNPTVQVASGNADFGTDWIANMLVQREQGLEVVQIAQIFQDAGYRMVALSDSGIETFADLAGRTVGVWGFGNEFVSQAIFAAEDLTSDLDPTVTNPDVRAVVYAFDPSLVFPNEVEVASAMTYNELNQIVGLGYPLESLNVLDPAEIDAALLEDLIFTTPALLEAEDFKGSGVSGREVAERFLRATIRGWEYAVENQAEAVEIVLGFCGDTCAGSGATQSPQIHQTWQMARVAELVMPDENTAVGAIDREAFGRSVELLVQVGLIAEPVSFEEVVDTSVYEAVAGP, from the coding sequence GTGAACCGTCCGCTCGCCAAAGCCCTATGTCTCACCCTGCTGGCCGCCTCTCCCGCCGCGTTCGCCCAAGACCTCATCCCCGTGACCTTTCAGTCCAAGTGGTTTCCGCAGGCGCAGTTCGCCGGTTACTTCGTCGCCCAGGAAAAGGGTTTTTACGCCGAGGAGGGGTTGAGCGTCACCGTTTTAGACGGCGGCAACGTCAACCCGACGGTGCAGGTCGCGAGCGGCAACGCCGACTTCGGCACCGACTGGATCGCCAACATGCTGGTGCAGCGCGAGCAGGGCCTAGAGGTCGTGCAGATCGCGCAGATCTTTCAAGACGCGGGCTACCGGATGGTGGCGCTCTCGGACTCGGGTATCGAGACGTTCGCCGACCTCGCGGGGCGCACGGTGGGCGTCTGGGGCTTTGGCAACGAGTTCGTCTCGCAGGCGATCTTCGCCGCCGAGGACCTCACCTCGGACCTGGACCCGACCGTCACGAACCCCGACGTGCGCGCGGTCGTCTACGCCTTCGACCCCTCGTTGGTCTTCCCCAACGAGGTCGAGGTGGCTAGCGCCATGACCTACAACGAGCTCAACCAGATCGTCGGCCTGGGGTACCCGCTCGAGTCGCTTAACGTCCTCGACCCCGCCGAGATCGACGCGGCGCTTTTAGAGGACCTCATCTTCACCACCCCGGCGCTGCTCGAGGCGGAAGACTTCAAGGGCTCCGGCGTCTCGGGGCGCGAGGTGGCCGAGCGCTTTTTGCGCGCCACCATCCGCGGTTGGGAGTACGCCGTCGAGAACCAAGCGGAAGCCGTCGAGATCGTCTTGGGCTTCTGCGGCGACACCTGCGCGGGTTCGGGCGCCACGCAGAGCCCGCAGATCCACCAAACCTGGCAGATGGCGCGCGTCGCCGAGCTGGTGATGCCGGACGAGAACACGGCGGTCGGAGCCATCGACCGGGAGGCGTTTGGGCGCTCCGTCGAACTGCTTGTGCAAGTCGGCCTCATCGCCGAGCCGGTGAGCTTTGAGGAGGTCGTCGACACGAGCGTATACGAGGCGGTAGCGGGGCCGTAG